Within the Nitrospiraceae bacterium genome, the region CGTCCACAGTGGATTGGCGAACCTGTTGGATTGCCTACCAGTGGACGTGACCTGATGTTGGCAGTGGATGTTTCCGGTAGTATGAAGATTCCAGATTTTTCCATAAAAGGACAGGAAGTCACCCGCTTGGAGGTGGTGAAAGCCGCAGCCGGGGAATTCATCGCTGGCCGAACTGGCGATCGTATAGGGTTGATTGTCTTTGGTTCCCAGGCCTACGTGCAGACCCCTTTGACTTTTGATCGGGATACGGTCAAGGCCATGTTGACGGAAACAGAAATTGGTTTGGCGGGACAGGAAACCGCCATTGGCGATGCGATCGGCCTTGCGGTGAAACGGCTCGTAGAACAACCCGCGGGAAGCCGGGTATTAGTGCTATTAACTGATGGGGCCAATACCGCGGGAGAAGTGTCGCCCGCGCAAGCGGCGACCTTGGCTGAGGAGCAAGGTATTCGAATCTATGCCATCGGAGTTGGTGCGGATCGAATGGAGATTGAATCATTTTTCGGCACACAGACGGTGAATCCTTCTCGTGATTTGGATGAAGATGCCCTGCGCCAACTCGCGCAACGTACCGGAGGATTGTACTTGCGTGCCAAAGACACCGAGGGACTTACGAGAGTGTATAAAGAATTAGATCGTCTTGAACCGGCGGCTACGGAAACGGAACTGTTTCGACCGACGATCGAATTATATATATGGCCGTTAGGATTCGCGCTGGCCCTTTCCTGTGTTATGGCCATGTCTTTTATCTGGAATAGGAATTGGGTCCTCCGATCGAGATGGAAGGCGGAAGCCATCTCCGCACAAGCAGGAGCCGGACGATAAGATGTCAATGTTTCATTTTCTACGACCGGAATGGTTATGGGGATTACTCCCCTTATTGGGACTCTTTCTACTAGTCGCCAAGAAGGGGACAACGGATCAGATATGGGAATCGGTGTGTGACGCTCATCTACTCCCGCATTTGTTGGTGGGAACGGAGGGAGCTACGAGTCGCATGCCTCTCCTGCTTCTCGGATTAGGTTGGATTGTGGCGGTCTGTACACTGGCCGGGCCGGTCTGGTCCCAATTACCCCAGCCGGTATTCAGGACGGAATCGGCGTTAGTGATGGTCTTGGATTTGTCCCGTTCAATGGATGTGCAGGATGTGACCCCTTCACGGTTGACGCGAGCCAAACACAAGATTCTTGATATGCTGATGGCGCGGAAAGAAGGACAAACCGCTCTTATAGTCTATGCCGGTGAATCGTTCGTCGTCTCGCCCTTAACCAATGATGCCAACACCATAGTGACCCTTGTGCAATCTCTTGAGACGGAACTTATGCCGGTCCAGGGTAGCCGAACTGATCTCGCCTTGAAGAAGGCCCATGAACTCCTTCAGCACGTCGGGCAGGAGCGCGGTGATGTGCTCTTGCTGACGGACGGCGAGGGAGATCCTGTCACCCTGAAAGTGGTAGGC harbors:
- a CDS encoding VWA domain-containing protein encodes the protein MMTLAWPWVLALVLCPWMVRRWATPVSNSSCRAMRVPHFEDIMSLQSNQLIGPTRSRHSTLFWAGICIWAALLIAAARPQWIGEPVGLPTSGRDLMLAVDVSGSMKIPDFSIKGQEVTRLEVVKAAAGEFIAGRTGDRIGLIVFGSQAYVQTPLTFDRDTVKAMLTETEIGLAGQETAIGDAIGLAVKRLVEQPAGSRVLVLLTDGANTAGEVSPAQAATLAEEQGIRIYAIGVGADRMEIESFFGTQTVNPSRDLDEDALRQLAQRTGGLYLRAKDTEGLTRVYKELDRLEPAATETELFRPTIELYIWPLGFALALSCVMAMSFIWNRNWVLRSRWKAEAISAQAGAGR